From the genome of Hymenobacter sp. PAMC 26628, one region includes:
- a CDS encoding SDR family oxidoreductase, whose amino-acid sequence MAGKLTGNVALITGASAGIGEACARALAAEGAQLILTARRTERLETLADELAAHAPRPIIVVGDAREEETARQAVQAALDGPGRLDILLNNAGTGNYKNLVDTSADDYDDMMDTNMRSTFLFTRHAAPVLIKQGSGTILMLSSMAGIYGFAGEAVYCATKFAQVGFTQALDKELRPHGIKVGVICPGGVKTEFALGRGRTEDSVAQSGMLEPEDVAGAVLLACTQSAGSRIIEIQMRTMAEGLT is encoded by the coding sequence ATGGCAGGAAAACTCACCGGCAATGTAGCTTTAATCACGGGAGCCAGTGCCGGCATTGGCGAAGCCTGCGCCCGCGCGTTGGCTGCCGAAGGCGCCCAACTCATTCTCACCGCCCGCCGCACCGAGCGGCTCGAAACCCTGGCCGACGAGCTGGCGGCCCACGCCCCCCGGCCCATTATCGTCGTTGGCGACGCCCGCGAGGAGGAAACGGCCCGCCAGGCCGTGCAAGCCGCGCTGGACGGCCCTGGCCGCCTCGACATCCTGCTCAATAACGCGGGCACCGGCAACTACAAGAACTTGGTGGACACCAGCGCCGACGACTACGACGACATGATGGACACCAACATGCGCTCGACGTTCCTGTTCACGCGCCACGCGGCGCCGGTTCTCATCAAGCAGGGTTCGGGCACCATCCTCATGCTTTCGTCGATGGCCGGCATCTACGGTTTCGCGGGCGAGGCGGTGTACTGCGCCACCAAGTTCGCCCAGGTCGGCTTCACCCAAGCCTTGGATAAGGAACTGCGCCCCCATGGCATCAAGGTCGGGGTTATTTGCCCCGGCGGCGTCAAAACCGAGTTTGCCCTCGGCCGCGGCCGCACCGAGGATAGCGTGGCCCAGTCGGGCATGCTGGAGCCCGAGGACGTAGCCGGGGCGGTGCTGCTGGCCTGCACCCAGTCGGCGGGCTCGCGCATCATCGAGATTCAAATGCGCACCATGGCCGAAGGCCTGACCTAA
- the ricT gene encoding PSP1 domain-containing protein, translating to MACSTCSSGGGCSTSKVGGCGSKGGCSSGCTRLNVFDWLADVDVPDSFAGFDIVEIRFKGGRKEFFRNADRLPLVTGDAVVVEATGSGWHLGHVSLKGELVRLQMRKKKVPTDTKDIRSILRVATPDDEERWQAVRDLENGTMFRARAMVGELRLRMKLSDVEYQADRTKALFFYSAEDRVDFRELIRRLADEFRVRVEMRQISLRQEAGRIGGIGICGRELCCSTWLTDFKTVSTTAARYQNLSLNPQKLAGQCGRLKCCLNYELDAYLDALKDIPQVQRPLQTTKGEAFLQKTDIFRRRMWFAIKGDNNWVMLEAARVRELLEMNKRGEKIETLLPPREEEPEPEVSAIVEGSLDRLDDQIRTNSKRSKRKKGKPADGVAETQAPTVPPRAPRAERPATREPREQREPREPRGEQREREPREPREPREQQREPREARPAAERRPAPTASEAPREATGAPDGGDAAPEQRGRRGAAARPLNRRNNRGRSADGPRPEGEVGEPRPPRAERPEGPRRNPDAPAPRPVDDAGAPREGRGGRGSRRGGGRGGEGRSGAANPGAGPAPAGA from the coding sequence ATGGCTTGTTCAACTTGTTCCTCCGGCGGCGGCTGCTCTACCAGTAAGGTGGGCGGCTGCGGCTCCAAAGGCGGGTGCAGCAGTGGCTGCACCCGCCTCAACGTCTTCGATTGGCTCGCCGACGTAGACGTGCCCGACTCGTTCGCGGGCTTTGACATTGTGGAAATCCGCTTCAAAGGCGGCCGCAAAGAGTTCTTCCGCAACGCCGACCGCCTGCCCCTCGTCACCGGCGACGCCGTGGTGGTGGAGGCCACTGGCAGCGGCTGGCACCTGGGCCACGTGAGCCTGAAAGGCGAGCTGGTGCGCCTGCAAATGCGCAAGAAGAAGGTGCCCACCGACACCAAGGACATCCGCAGCATCCTGCGCGTGGCCACGCCCGACGACGAGGAGCGCTGGCAGGCCGTGCGCGACCTCGAGAACGGCACCATGTTCCGGGCCCGGGCCATGGTGGGCGAGCTGCGCCTGCGCATGAAGCTGAGCGACGTAGAGTACCAAGCCGACCGCACCAAGGCCCTGTTCTTCTACTCGGCCGAAGACCGGGTGGATTTCCGGGAGCTGATTCGGCGGCTGGCCGACGAGTTCCGGGTGCGGGTGGAGATGCGCCAGATTTCCTTGCGCCAGGAGGCGGGCCGCATCGGCGGCATCGGCATCTGCGGGCGCGAGTTGTGCTGCTCGACGTGGCTCACCGACTTTAAAACGGTGAGCACCACCGCCGCCCGCTACCAAAACCTGAGCCTGAACCCCCAGAAGCTGGCCGGCCAGTGCGGCCGCCTCAAGTGCTGCCTCAACTACGAGCTCGACGCTTACCTCGACGCCCTGAAGGACATTCCGCAGGTGCAGCGCCCACTGCAAACCACAAAGGGCGAGGCCTTTTTGCAGAAAACCGACATCTTCCGCCGCCGCATGTGGTTCGCCATCAAGGGCGATAACAACTGGGTGATGCTGGAGGCCGCCCGCGTGCGCGAACTGCTCGAAATGAACAAGCGCGGCGAGAAAATCGAGACCCTGCTGCCGCCCCGCGAGGAGGAGCCGGAGCCCGAAGTATCGGCCATCGTGGAAGGCTCGCTCGACCGCCTCGACGACCAAATCCGAACCAACAGCAAGCGCAGCAAGCGCAAAAAAGGCAAGCCCGCCGACGGCGTTGCCGAAACCCAGGCGCCCACCGTACCCCCACGCGCGCCACGTGCCGAGCGCCCCGCCACCCGCGAGCCGCGTGAACAACGGGAACCCCGTGAGCCTCGAGGGGAACAACGGGAACGTGAGCCGCGCGAGCCCCGGGAACCTCGTGAACAACAACGGGAGCCCCGCGAGGCCCGTCCCGCCGCCGAGCGCCGGCCCGCACCAACTGCTTCAGAAGCGCCCCGCGAAGCCACCGGGGCCCCGGACGGCGGCGATGCGGCCCCCGAGCAGCGGGGCCGCCGCGGCGCCGCCGCCCGCCCCCTCAACCGCCGCAACAACCGGGGCCGCTCGGCCGACGGCCCCCGCCCCGAGGGCGAAGTCGGCGAGCCGCGCCCGCCCCGCGCCGAGCGGCCCGAGGGCCCCCGGCGCAACCCCGATGCCCCCGCCCCCCGCCCCGTGGACGACGCTGGGGCCCCGCGCGAAGGCCGCGGTGGCCGCGGCTCGCGCCGCGGCGGCGGCCGGGGCGGTGAAGGCCGCAGCGGCGCAGCTAACCCTGGTGCTGGCCCCGCGCCGGCCGGTGCTTAA
- the ftsH gene encoding ATP-dependent zinc metalloprotease FtsH → MSDKTPNGTNKRKKPTPNPTPRPGVQLWVLAGLLVFMFGVMFVSNINQPAKINQQKFEQMLAAGDVGKITLVNEKEVDVSLTPAALAKSQYATELVRKSPFGVSGDAHFYFPIVDAKLFQENLDQLQKETPLPQRLALNIESREGLSDFIGKWGLLALLVVGFLFMMKRMGGAGGPGGQIFSIGKSRAALFEGGDKVKITFKDVAGLEEAKEEVQEIVEFLKNPSKFTVLGGKIPKGALLVGPPGTGKTLLAKAVAGEADVPFFSLSGSDFVEMFVGVGAARVRDLFKQAKAKAPCIIFIDEIDAVGRSRSKGNMPGGNDERENTLNSLLVEMDGFGTDSGVIILAATNRPDTLDSALLRPGRFDRQISIDKPDINGRTQIFQVHLKPLTLGPDVDAKKLSAQTPGFAGAEIANVCNEAALIAARRDKKFITNQDFTDAIDRVIGGLEKKNKIISPSEKRIVAYHEAGHAIVGWFLEHCDPLVKVSIVPRGVAALGYAQYLPKEQFLYNTEQLIDEMCMALGGRAAEELVFGKISTGALSDLERITKMAYSIVTMYGMNSKLGNVSYYDSKGQNEYGFSKPYSEATSQMIDEEVRTIIDQAYTRTKELLNERRHELEVIAKELLEKEVLLQDDLERLVGKRPYGGQTNYQAHMAGTDRSETASELVNEHVGATIGSDLPELHLPGLDTGSGPSEAAAPSGSAVAGV, encoded by the coding sequence ATGTCTGATAAAACGCCTAACGGCACCAACAAGCGGAAAAAACCGACGCCCAACCCTACGCCCCGGCCCGGGGTGCAGCTTTGGGTACTGGCGGGCCTGCTCGTGTTCATGTTTGGGGTGATGTTCGTAAGCAACATCAACCAGCCCGCCAAAATCAACCAGCAGAAGTTTGAACAGATGCTGGCCGCTGGCGACGTCGGCAAGATTACCCTCGTCAACGAGAAGGAAGTTGACGTGTCGCTCACGCCAGCCGCCCTGGCCAAAAGCCAGTACGCCACCGAGCTGGTGCGTAAGTCGCCGTTCGGGGTGAGCGGCGACGCCCACTTCTACTTCCCCATTGTCGACGCCAAACTGTTCCAGGAAAACCTCGACCAGTTGCAAAAAGAAACGCCCCTGCCCCAGCGCCTCGCCCTCAATATCGAGTCGCGCGAGGGCCTGAGCGACTTCATCGGCAAGTGGGGCTTGCTGGCCCTGCTCGTGGTGGGCTTCCTCTTCATGATGAAGCGCATGGGCGGCGCCGGGGGCCCCGGCGGCCAGATCTTTAGCATCGGCAAGAGCCGCGCGGCCTTGTTTGAGGGCGGCGACAAAGTGAAAATCACGTTCAAGGACGTGGCCGGGCTGGAAGAAGCCAAGGAGGAAGTGCAGGAGATTGTGGAGTTCCTCAAGAACCCCAGCAAGTTCACCGTACTCGGCGGCAAAATTCCGAAGGGGGCCCTGCTCGTGGGCCCTCCCGGCACCGGCAAAACCTTGCTAGCCAAAGCCGTAGCCGGCGAGGCCGACGTGCCGTTCTTCTCGCTATCGGGCTCCGACTTCGTGGAGATGTTCGTGGGCGTGGGCGCGGCCCGGGTGCGTGACTTGTTTAAGCAAGCCAAGGCCAAGGCGCCGTGTATCATCTTTATTGATGAGATTGACGCCGTGGGCCGCTCGCGTAGCAAGGGCAACATGCCCGGCGGCAACGACGAGCGCGAGAACACGCTGAACTCGCTGCTGGTGGAGATGGACGGCTTTGGCACCGACTCGGGCGTTATCATCCTGGCCGCTACCAACCGGCCCGATACGCTGGACTCAGCCCTGCTGCGCCCCGGCCGCTTCGACCGCCAAATCAGCATCGACAAGCCCGACATCAACGGCCGCACCCAGATTTTCCAGGTGCACTTGAAGCCCCTGACGCTGGGCCCCGACGTGGACGCTAAGAAACTGTCGGCCCAGACGCCGGGCTTTGCGGGCGCGGAGATTGCCAACGTCTGCAACGAAGCGGCCCTCATCGCCGCCCGCCGCGACAAGAAATTCATCACCAACCAGGACTTCACCGACGCCATCGACCGCGTAATTGGGGGCCTGGAGAAGAAAAACAAAATCATTTCGCCCAGCGAAAAGCGCATCGTGGCCTACCACGAAGCCGGCCACGCCATCGTGGGCTGGTTCCTGGAGCACTGCGACCCATTGGTGAAGGTTAGCATCGTGCCCCGCGGCGTGGCCGCACTTGGCTACGCGCAGTACCTGCCCAAGGAGCAGTTTTTGTACAACACCGAGCAGCTGATCGACGAGATGTGCATGGCCCTGGGTGGCCGCGCCGCCGAAGAGCTGGTGTTTGGCAAAATTTCGACCGGGGCCTTGAGCGACTTGGAGCGCATCACCAAGATGGCCTACTCCATTGTGACGATGTACGGCATGAACTCGAAGCTCGGCAACGTGTCGTACTACGATTCGAAGGGCCAGAACGAGTACGGTTTCTCGAAGCCCTATTCGGAAGCTACTTCGCAAATGATTGACGAAGAAGTTCGTACCATCATCGATCAGGCCTACACCCGCACCAAAGAACTGCTCAACGAGCGCCGCCACGAGCTGGAGGTAATCGCCAAGGAGCTGCTGGAAAAGGAAGTGCTGCTGCAAGACGACCTGGAGCGCCTCGTGGGCAAGCGCCCCTACGGCGGCCAGACCAACTACCAGGCCCATATGGCCGGCACCGACCGCAGCGAAACCGCCAGCGAGCTAGTCAACGAGCACGTCGGCGCCACCATCGGCAGCGATTTGCCCGAGCTGCACCTGCCCGGCCTCGACACCGGCAGTGGCCCCAGCGAGGCCGCCGCGCCCAGCGGCAGCGCCGTAGCTGGCGTTTAG
- a CDS encoding zinc-dependent alcohol dehydrogenase has protein sequence MKALVYHGMRDVRVDTVEDPKIEDGRDAIIRVTSTAICGSDLHIYNGSLPQPRPMVLGHEFMGIVEEVGKGVGNKLKVGDRVVVPFPIACGTCFFCNHDLPGHCENSNPDHYGPEGGLLTQKGGALFGYTDLYGGYNGGQAEYVRVPYADFGPRVIPDSLTDDQALFLTDIFPTGYSAIDWGNVQGGETVAIFGAGPVGIMAAKSAWLRGAARVVIVDTLQYRLDMAKKSANVETILWENHDDVVKQIRELTGGRGAEVCVDAVGFEPDRSLVDRAKAVLNLEKGSPKIIETCMSAVRRGGIVSVVGVYATPFDNFPIGQFFDKGITLRGGQAPAQKHIDKLLQYVVDGKVQLDDIITHHIPLADAAHGYDIFRNKKENCVKVVLKP, from the coding sequence ATGAAGGCATTAGTGTATCACGGCATGCGAGACGTGCGCGTCGACACCGTGGAAGACCCCAAGATTGAGGACGGCCGCGACGCCATTATTCGCGTTACCAGCACGGCCATCTGCGGGTCCGATTTGCACATTTACAATGGCAGCCTGCCCCAGCCGCGCCCCATGGTGCTCGGCCACGAGTTCATGGGCATTGTGGAGGAAGTAGGTAAAGGCGTGGGCAACAAGCTGAAAGTGGGCGACCGGGTGGTGGTGCCCTTCCCCATTGCCTGCGGCACGTGCTTTTTTTGTAACCACGACCTGCCCGGCCACTGCGAAAATTCCAACCCCGACCACTATGGCCCCGAGGGTGGCCTGCTGACGCAGAAAGGTGGGGCCCTGTTTGGCTACACCGACCTGTACGGCGGTTACAACGGCGGCCAGGCCGAGTACGTGCGCGTGCCCTACGCCGATTTTGGGCCCCGGGTCATTCCAGATTCGCTCACCGACGACCAAGCCCTGTTCCTCACCGACATCTTCCCCACCGGCTACTCGGCCATCGACTGGGGCAACGTGCAGGGCGGCGAAACGGTGGCCATTTTTGGGGCGGGCCCCGTGGGCATCATGGCGGCCAAGAGCGCCTGGCTGCGCGGCGCGGCCCGCGTCGTAATCGTCGATACCTTGCAGTACCGGTTGGACATGGCCAAGAAATCGGCCAATGTGGAAACCATCCTCTGGGAAAACCACGACGACGTGGTGAAGCAAATCCGCGAGCTGACCGGCGGCCGCGGCGCCGAAGTGTGCGTGGACGCCGTGGGCTTCGAGCCCGACCGCAGCCTCGTGGACCGCGCCAAGGCCGTGCTGAACCTGGAAAAAGGCTCGCCCAAAATCATCGAAACCTGCATGAGCGCCGTGCGCCGCGGCGGCATCGTGTCGGTGGTGGGCGTGTACGCCACGCCGTTCGACAACTTCCCCATCGGCCAGTTCTTCGACAAGGGCATCACCCTTCGCGGCGGCCAGGCCCCCGCCCAAAAGCACATCGACAAGCTCCTCCAGTACGTCGTCGACGGCAAGGTGCAGCTCGACGACATCATCACTCACCACATACCGCTCGCCGACGCCGCCCACGGCTACGACATCTTCCGCAACAAGAAGGAGAACTGTGTGAAGGTGGTGTTGAAGCCTTAG
- a CDS encoding UDP-2,3-diacylglucosamine diphosphatase, with translation MSPLPPTLPPLALPPGRRVYFASDFHLGTPDAATSAVREKRIVRWLDMAARDAAAIYLVGDLFDFWFEYRHAVPRGFIRLQGKLAELADAGLPIYIFTGNHDLWMFDYFTEELGIPILREAVTQQIGNQLFHIGHGDGLGPKDHSYKALKKVFTSDLAQWLFARLHPNLGIGLASGWSKRSRIQNTAADAKYFGEDEWLLVYCRALEARQHHDYYVFGHRHLPLDLAVGPGSRYVNLGEWVNYCSYADYDGNDLVLRYFEQ, from the coding sequence ATGAGCCCACTGCCCCCCACCTTGCCTCCGCTGGCCCTGCCCCCCGGCCGCCGGGTGTATTTTGCTTCTGATTTCCACTTGGGCACGCCTGACGCGGCCACTTCCGCCGTGCGCGAAAAGCGCATTGTACGCTGGCTCGATATGGCTGCCCGCGATGCGGCGGCCATCTACCTGGTCGGCGACTTATTCGATTTCTGGTTTGAGTACCGCCATGCCGTACCGCGCGGTTTCATCCGGCTGCAAGGCAAATTGGCCGAGCTGGCCGATGCCGGCCTGCCGATTTACATCTTCACCGGCAACCACGACCTGTGGATGTTCGACTACTTCACCGAAGAGCTAGGGATTCCCATTTTGCGCGAGGCCGTGACGCAGCAGATTGGCAACCAGCTGTTTCACATCGGCCACGGCGACGGCCTGGGGCCCAAAGACCACAGCTACAAGGCCCTGAAAAAGGTGTTCACCTCCGACTTGGCGCAGTGGCTTTTTGCCCGGCTGCACCCCAACCTGGGCATCGGCCTGGCCAGCGGCTGGAGCAAGCGCAGCCGCATCCAAAACACGGCCGCCGATGCCAAGTACTTTGGTGAGGACGAGTGGCTGCTGGTGTATTGCCGTGCGCTGGAAGCCCGCCAGCACCACGACTACTACGTGTTTGGCCACCGCCACCTGCCCCTCGACCTGGCCGTGGGCCCCGGCAGCCGCTACGTCAACCTCGGCGAGTGGGTCAATTATTGCTCGTACGCCGACTACGATGGCAACGACTTGGTTTTGCGGTACTTTGAGCAATAA
- a CDS encoding LutC/YkgG family protein, producing MVSDFSAAVARAAVLARIRQGLAQPAPQPPRPDFGVPVHPPLPADLAVAFAESFVRVGGLFFYCVSEAHFIAQLGVYLKEQQISRLFAWEAALQRVLYTGHVPFVADETEFLPHADASLTTCEALVARTGSLLVVPATASGRRLSVYPDQHLVLARASQVVAEIGDALRGLQARYGDTLPSMASLTTGPSRTADIEKTLVLGAHGPRRLVLFLLDDAPDAGAPDDLAA from the coding sequence ATGGTTTCTGATTTTTCCGCTGCCGTGGCGCGCGCCGCCGTACTAGCCCGCATCCGCCAAGGGCTGGCACAGCCCGCGCCGCAGCCCCCGCGCCCCGATTTTGGGGTTCCGGTGCATCCGCCGCTGCCGGCCGACTTGGCTGTGGCTTTCGCCGAAAGCTTCGTGCGCGTGGGCGGCTTGTTTTTCTACTGCGTGTCCGAAGCGCACTTTATTGCGCAGTTGGGCGTGTATTTGAAGGAGCAGCAAATCAGCCGCCTGTTTGCCTGGGAGGCGGCGCTGCAACGCGTGCTCTACACGGGCCACGTACCGTTCGTGGCCGATGAAACCGAATTTTTGCCCCACGCCGACGCGAGCCTTACCACTTGTGAGGCCTTGGTGGCCCGTACTGGTAGCCTGCTGGTGGTCCCGGCCACGGCCAGCGGCCGCCGCCTCAGCGTGTACCCCGACCAGCACTTGGTGCTGGCCCGTGCCAGCCAAGTGGTGGCCGAAATTGGTGATGCGTTGCGCGGGCTGCAAGCCCGCTACGGCGACACCTTGCCCTCGATGGCCTCGCTGACCACGGGCCCCAGCCGCACCGCCGACATCGAAAAAACCCTGGTGCTGGGGGCCCACGGCCCACGCCGGCTCGTATTATTTCTTCTTGACGACGCGCCCGACGCCGGGGCTCCCGACGACCTTGCTGCATGA